ATATCAACATCTACTGCCATGTGATCATGATTGTTAGTGCCCTTCGAATCATTGTTGAACAtcgattgtttctttttcattacaTTGTCAACGTTTTTGGACAAAGGTTTAGTCGCAATGACCGGTAAATGAATCATGGATTTGGctaagaaataaaagagtaataaaatctttttttcaaatagtaTTATGTCTTTAGTTTCAAACGGTGTTTCGATGTCTCTTGAATTGTTTGCTCTTATCTCGTCTAAATTCACGGTCCCGTTCACGGTTATTTTAAAGTAATACATCTCAGGTAGTTGATTTCTCCAATTATCGAGTGCATTTTCATGCACTAATGCTACCTCGGAACTTATACGTTCATCCATCATACCTCTCTTGAAGATTGAATCTAGAATATTACCCAATATTTTGGCAAATCTGATTATTTGCAATGAAAAGCTTGAAACTTGGCCTTGCAATTGAATCTTCTTggctttatttttcattttttcattttccatgGATAGTTGGTCCTTGTATTCAACATCAGAAATTGGTAATGCACATTCAATGTCAAAATCTTTAAGTAAACGAGGAACACCCAACTGTAAAGATGCAAAAACATCAACATAATAAATTGCCCAAAATAGTAACCTTCTCTCACtttgttcaaatttttgCAGAACTGGATTAGAATGCACACTCAATACAGCACTAGGACACCTGTGGAGCCTCAATTGCTGCGCCATGGAAACAATACGACCTCTTATTCCATAAATTGCCGAAATGTCACCAACGTTTAGATAATAAAACGATGCCAAGGACAACAATTGTAAAGATGGTAACGAAGTCGTGGACATGTTTAAAAAATATGGGTTCTTTGGaattatcaaagaaatctGGTGGTAGTACGACATCAGTCTAATATATTTAGCATTTGAATTCCTTGGTACAGTATCCTTtattttatcctttttaaTCTTAATCAGCAACCCCATTTGCAGCATCATCAAAAGCTTTAAAGTGAATATTTCATGGTTGGTGGTAACGTTGTTTTTAGTGGTGCTATTGGCTTTTGTACTTATCAGAGAAAAATCTTTTATAATCTCaacaaaattattgaaataTAGTAAGAAATGGTCATTGTTCAAAATTGGCACTTGGTTTGaccaaaatttgaaaaacaggTGTAACaactctttgatttcagtgAGAGAAAGTAGGTCGCTATCGTGACCATTAGCCTGCTTTTCTGGTTGCTTTGAGAATGAGTCTATGTCAAACTTCAAGgaaattaaaaattttttcagatcaACAAACTCGGATAAGCTTGTGCTTTGAAaggttttcaaaaatgccGAATCATCATTGGGAGTTTtgtcttcatttttttctttggagTTTGTTGAAGTCGAAGGTAACAAAATGCTCGGTGCTGGTAATCTATTCTTTAGAGAAGATAACAAAGACACAGTATATAAACATTGCTTTGAGTTGAAACCGAAAATTTGCCTTATTCTAGTTAAAAGTTGGggaataaataaaatttcCTCAGTGGACCTTGGAATTGATAAAGAAACCAAAGTTGCTAACTGAGTGCTACGTTGGTGAGTTGTCATAGATTTTAATGCCTTCACGGCAGGAAGACCAGGTGCCTCATTCTGTTCGAAGGAGATAGCGGTCGGGTCACTTAAACTTGTAGAAGTAGGTTTAACATGCAAACGATTTGTACATGAAACACCGTCACAAACATGGTCTTTTGGTGGCGGCGAAGGCGATGCTGCCAATGAATCTATCGCCGCATCACTGTTATCGTTGTCCATTTTGCCACTTTGCAGCTGCTTATTAACAGTTTGGTTTAATAAGTAAATATTCGTAGAAGACAAATTTAATGGCGCGTCTTTTAGCTCTTTTTTGCAGTTACCATCAACATTACTATCCAAAGATGTTGACGGCCGTGATTGCGAAACAAGACTTATTTGCTGTTCTTTGATATCACATAAAGCCAACAAACGCTTATTTTCTGCCTCCAGTTCACgaactctttcttctaGACTTTCTGTGTAACCTTTTGGATACGCCTTTCTTAGTAGTTTGTCGCTTATTCTACATTCGAAACCGACAGCAGCACATTGCGAACACTGTGGTCTTTTACCATCACATCTTGTCTTCTTAGATCGACACCTGTCACAAGCCTGAGCTATCCTGTAAATAGGTGTAGATAGGGGGGTCGGGGAAGTCGTATTGACCGTTGCTTCTTTTATATTCTCGGAAAAGTGCGGATTTGCCTCTGAACTTAGAGTTCTATTAGGAACAGTAGAACCGCTGAGCGTTTGAGAACCTAGTGTTCTTATAATTCTGGGCTCCAAGCCTTGCCGATCAGAGTTGTTTGCCATGATTTTTAATATAATCTCTTCACTCGATATGTTCGCTATGAAAATAATGCAATATCGTTTATGAATGAACAAATATCGGGATGAATTATCATCAGATTTTTGGTACCTTGCTATATTCCGGGTTTAAAGGGGAGCTTCAGCAAAACTACTCTTTTTACggctgttttttttttgatgtcACTGACCAATCATGCCTTCGTACCCCACAAATATCAGCCCCGCCGCTCAATGCATACGCAGGATGTCGCGACCTACGAAAATGTACCGAAAATCTCTCTCGGCGGCAAAAATGTTCACTAATACTTCTAGGCTAACAGTACCAATAAGAGAATGTCCCTAATAGCAAAATTTGTTATAAATAGCAATAGCTCCAACAGAACACACTTTTATACAATACACTAGTTCGGCGGTAGATGGCTTCTCTCTCTCTGACGTATATTTAGTGCCTCAAGCCTTTGTACTAATTAGAGCAAGGGGAAGTAGAGGAACCTAAAAAAGCGGAGTAgcaaaagaataaataaagagCGAGGTGCCGCGCTTCCAGCTAGTGAGGTTACCCGAAAAGAAGCAACTGCACAAAACGCCACACTTAACAACACCAGTCGTAATATATTACAATCATATGGCTGAATCGTTCCAAAGTACCTCTTCTGGGGGGCTTTTCAGCCCTGTCTTAGCGTTGAATTCTCCTTTGTGTGTATATATGtgcaacaagaaaaaatatctggTCGGGTAACGGAATCTGCCCTCCTAGAGCTcattcttcatcgattTTTCCTAATCACTAAGTCCTGGCTTATTCCTTCTAGAAGATTTATTTTATGtgttttggaagaaaaaatttagtGCTCTGCATTGAATTACACGGTTTAGTTTTACTTCCGGTTGATTAACAACATCGGGGCTTGAGAATACACTCTTTTTCAAGTGCGGGAACATTAGATTAAAATGTCGAGGCGTGTGAAAGTTAATTTCTCAAAACTGGTTTACAAGATTACCAAACTAGCCATAGTGTTGACCATactatatattttttttacacCCAAAATTATTTCTCGAAATGATGAATTATTGCAGCATGTTTTCCCTCATAAGAATCGCGACTCTCAAATCAATCTGGTCATAGCGCATCCCGATGACGAGGTCATGTTTTTCTCACCCGTGATCTCTCAGCTACATTCGTATTTTCCGATTACCGTCCCATTCAACATAATCTGTTTGTCGAAGGGTAATGCCGATGGTCTTGGTGAAAGTAGGGTAAAGGAGCTGAATGGATCGGCTGCCTTGTTGCTACAAAATGAACGACCCGTTTCAGTGCAAGTCATGGATTTCGAGGACGGTATGGATGAAGTCTGGGACATCAATTCTATAGTCTCTACCATCTCACAAACTATAGATTTGAGCAACGAGCAGCTGAACCAAATCATCGTCACCTTCGATTCATATGGTGTATCCGACCATATCAATCATAAGAGCTGTCATACCGCTGTCAAGAGGTTGATCGATAGATATGCTGAATCAAAGGCCGAGACAAATGAAGAGACCCCGCATATCACAGCattatatttgaaaagttaCAAGAACAACATTGTTTTGAAGTATAACTCCTTCATTTGggaaatcttgaaaattctTTACAGTGTCATTGTCCCATTCCCCAAAACCATCCAGCCGCCTACAACGACGACACAAAGAAGTAAGCTGCTGCTAATGAATACGCATGCACAGTACGTACTGGCATATGCTGCTATGCTAAATGCTCACAAGTCTCAGGTTGTGTGGTTTAGGTACGGATGGTGGATACTGTCGAGATTTGTTTTCGTTAATGAGTTCGATGTTTATACGTATTGAATTTTACATTATTTAgataaagaagaggaagaagaagaagaagaagaagaagaagaagaagaagaaaaagtccCATTATTTACATCCTATAGAACAAGAATatacagaaaaaacaatatcTAAGGCAAGCTTTAGTTACACCTCTTTTATTTACCACAAACTACCTATAATCATaccatcatcttcatcatcatcatagTTTCCCGGCGCCAATCCatctctcttcttcttattctcaatatcgttttttattttcttacTCCTCGAGAATATACGGTTCgaacaaaaaatgttcaaatCTTTGGCTGCTCTTCTATTAAATCCAAAGTCGCCAATAAACTTCCTCGCCGCTGAAATTTTACCTCTATTTACAAGTTGTTTAATAATACATTTTTGGTACTTGATAAGGATAgcttcaagtttttcagGGTTTGCAGtcctcattttttcaattcctgATTTGAAACTCTTCAAAACATCAATACCAAGCGAAAAATTGCCCGTTTTCTTCATAACTTCATATAATTGTCTCAACGTCTCATAATCAACCGAAGGACTTAGTTCTTTGGATTCGTACCAATGTTTCATTAAGTGCCAACATTTAACAATAGAAGCGGCCCTTTTGTCATTCACCGGCGTCCAGGCAAAATGGCTCAATTGCAACAATCTCCTCCAAAATAACGCATCTAATTTCACTTCGGGATAGTGTTTTATGAAAGAATCTAAGATACTCAGACCTCTATGAAGATCTTTGTCATTTAAATGGAATGACaccaaaattgaaataAGAATTTTGGAGCTAGGATAACATCCGCGAGGCTTGATTGCTACATGACTAGGAAATTCTTGTGACGATATTTGCCATATGTGTTCGATACACCTTTCCAATATTTGAGTCTGTCCCAAATGCCCGAACGATTGAATTAAAGTGGATAACAAATCCtcagaattcaaaaaccTTTTATCCTGCAACACAAGATCGgcaattttcaataacGTTTGATGGTCCATGGCTTTATAGGTAGATGAGAGACGAATTGACGTATTTTTCGCGCCTAATCGAACCATTCTCCGTAAttgattttgttttctCCCGCTATTATCTGGAATCTTCCAGTAAGCTGTCAAGGCACCACAACGTAATTGTAAAAAGTGCACTATTGTGCCAATATCTGCATTTCTTGGGGAGAGCAGTATATCGGGATTTCTATCGAGAATAAAGCTCAGGATTTTCTGAGCTTTACTTAATTGACCAAGCTCtataaagtttttgatcaggagattcaaatcaaaaatctcACATGAATCTAATGCTGTATTTCGTAAATTGACCTGGTCCCTCCTTGTGTCAACTTTTTCCGCATATAGAGAGAAGAGTTTGAACCAAAATTCCGAATATTTGACGTTAATTTCCTTACAAATCAGCCTAATTTCAAACCGTTGGGAATATAGTTTgttcagaagaagagacAGGTCTCCTAACGGTAAAATTTCTCTGTTTCCAGAGTTAACGATTTTCATGAATAGATAATTAACGCTTTTAGAGAATTCTTGTTCGTTCGTGCCACTGGAGTTAATTATCCGTCTTAATGTGTGCGCATCTATGGGTATACCCTTTATCTCGAACTTGTCATAGGCTCTATGAGCATTGGCATAGGTCGACTGATTATTTAGATATAGCTTGTGAGTTGAGTAAAACTTTTGAATTACAATATTACGTACGAGCGTTCTAGCAGTTACATATGTTTTTCGAGAACGGGTAGAATGAAATATCGTACTATTCGGCAGTATGTCAAACTGTTTTACCGATCCTAATGATTCATCACAAAGCCTTTTCTTGTAAAGCCCAAAAACGTTGGAAAATCGATATTTGACCAGTTTATTCATCCACATTAATCATAAAGGTAGGCAGTTAACTGTGAGAAACAGGGGCTTTGGTAGTTCTTTCTCAATCTATTCTTTACATTGACCAATGTGTGAAaggttctttttcaatgttcTCTTCTTGCTTAGACTAAGCAGTAACCCGCTCTCTCTCGAATGAAAACTAACGTTCTATTTGGCATTTAACTACACAGCAATTACGAGTGATATAATTTATTACGCTACATTAGAAAGCTATTGACACTGTTCAGTGTTGCTCTTGATGGGTTAACGTTACGACCGCGCAGGTGCGAAATCAATTTTGTCAAGTGCCTTCTTATTATGATCTTGTTAACTTCCGGTAATTCCGGCGTGAGCTTCCAATCTTCAGTATATTTGGTACAAAGAATACTTAGAATCACACCAATTGACATATCTGTACCTGTGTTGCAACATATAAGTATTGGCTTCGTCCCTCCATCTCGGTTTGCGAATGCTGATTGCAATTCTTCATGAATCCTCGGGAAAATGGTCCGTAGAGtctttgaacttttctTGTCCCCACTTTGCAATTTAAATACTGATATAAATGAATTTGGGctactttcttcttcatggTCCGTATCTTCAGTAATTGCCACCGAATCGCTAAAAACAATCACCTTATCATACCTTAACTTCAGTTCTTGTTTTAATTTCACGCTGATGGTTAGGCCTTGAATGACCTTCCCTAAAGATATTTCATTCGTGATTATATCAATGTTCCCAAAAATCTCATCCAGACTGCCTTTGTCTTTTATCGACAATTGATTTTCCAGCTTTTTAGCAACCAGGTCCGTGATGTAATCATGCAATTGATCGTCTGATTTATCGGTGTCGCCCAGGTAGTCTACGTGGGACCAAAACATCTCCGAATCTAAACCAAAGGACCAGAGTTCATGGTCGTCGGCTGCACCCTGGACGTAGGTAAATCCGTATCTTTTATCCATACCATCTTGGGCCTGGTAACTCACTGTGCACAGAATAATAGGTATGATGTTTTGATCCTTGGGAGCCTCCCAAGTTTCTTGCTCCTTTAGTTCACCCGTGAAATAATCAACAGAATGATTTAGTAGTGAAGAGCCAGGATGGACCCATATAGGCCGCAATATCTTACCCATAAATAAATCGTTTAATTTTTCGGAATCTACAACGTTTAATTTCTTTAGTTTGGCGACTAATTCaggtatttttcttttgatcaTGTCGTACTCCGATTTAGGAACTGTCTCAGGTGGAACATATAGTACTTTATCAATATCGACGTCTTCTTTCTCCTTCTGAAGCATTATTGTATTTAATACCGCGCACCATATGGGTACAGTTTTACTCAAAGAATCCGGAATCTTCTTACCTCTTCTTGTACTATCGATGATTATAATGCCTTTTTTGTCTCGAATCGTCTCTAATAAATGGAAGTTCAACCTTCGAGTGCTGAAATCCCACTGATTAACATGACCATCTGTGCTTTTGAAGTAACTTGTTCGTTTAAAAGTAGATGGCTCACAATACCACAGACCGCACCTTTCGTTGGGTACTATTGGAAAATGAGGGAATATAGAGACAACTCTTTCCTGTAAGAATTTATTATCTAGGAGGATACTCTGAAGTCTATTTCTGACTGATTTATTTTCCCTTCTTACATCTTTGTTTATCTGAGAcaatgaaagaagaatttccTTATCCATTGTGCGAGCCTGTAGTACCTATAGGTGCTTTTTTAATTGCTTTATTGCAGCTCATCGCAAGTTCGATTTTTTCAggctttcatttttttatgctTGTGAGGGTTTGGAGAGGGTCCCTATCTTGGAACATACGCACCTATATATTTAAAGAACGATCTGCAGATTATCGTACGgacattttcattcaattaTCAAAAGATGACTGCATTTCATTAAACTAATTAGAGGAAGTACGATCTTAACTCCAGTGAAAATCACACATGtgcataaaaaaaattgatatgAAGTGGATGCAAGCACGTTCATCTGCAGTAACGTAATTAGCCACTGCAAGATATTGACGCTGTACGCCTTCCTAGAATGAGTCACTTCATCAAATCTCATTTTGTTACTATGCTTAGGCTACTATAACAAGAATAATTGTTCTGTCTATCCAACAAAAAACGAGTGTCTACCGAATGGAGAAAAATCTGACCGCATGTCAGGCTCCCAGCGTTACTCATATTATTATATGGTCCCTTCATGGATGAAATGATGACATCCCTCGCCACTACGTGATGGTATATGTCGTTTCCGATTTACTACTTATGAATGTACTTACTAGGGCAATTGCAATGTTATTTCTTCAGGTAAACCTGCACTTCCCAAGTTTAACTACTATACCACTTCAGGTTTTGCTTCTGCTGGAACAAGTGGACCTATCACAGTCCACACAGGTAAATATACCAACAGTTTGAAATGTTCGTATACTAAATGTACTTTGTTATGTTATATCTACGTCGCGTCCGTTGTAGATTGAaggaataaaaaagaagctgTCCAAACAGTAGATGCAGTTGAAGTTGAAGGTCTATTGATTAAACTTAAACTCAGGGTCAATAATCGCTAATTGCATACGTGTTGAAACAAGTGGAACTACCATCATCCATAATCACATTCGGGAACATTTGATGGCCAATAACACGTAGCTATTATTTGCTTGGGTGTGAAGAATATCAAACTGGCGTTTGAATAGTGGGTTCACGTTAAGTTAAGAAATTATAAActgaacatcaacttggaatttatatataaaagatatgagtcgttacattgaagTTATAATAATTCCCTaggttattattatattcaatttttttaaacatgtccaatcggcgtgtgctttatatacctctcttatatagtataagagAGAGTTCTGctatttattcttaattaatactactaattatcaacacaTTTTAATGATCTTGTCGTTTGCTTTAACATATTCATTCCTATTTGTTTCATAGTGTGTCTGTTTCAGACGTGTTTCATAGATGTTTTCGTGGCGTTCGTTACAGTATACTGTGACTCTGTTCAGATATTAATTAAGTATCATTCAAATATTGAGATATGACATCTTGAGATATCTCCGTGTATCAGAAATCGAACTCTCGGTAGCCAAGTTGGTCTAAGGCGCAAGACTGTAATTTATTACCACGAAATCTTGAGATCGGGCGTTCGACTCGCCCCCGGGAGATAATTTTTTACTATTCACATTaccttgattttttcattattctcTCGGTAATGTGTTAAGGATGCTTAAACAAATTAAGGATGAACAAACTCGTCGTTTTGACTTATTGATTATTGCTTCGATTAGTAAATTTAATTAAGTTATCATTCAACAGTCGATAGTGTACCATGCAAGCGTCTAGTAATGCCTTTGGAGGCATTGGCGAACTTAATGATGTAATGGACGATGCAGGTTacagaaaatttgatatcCATGAAGGCATTCTATTTTGCGTTGAGCTATCGGAAACCATGTTTAAAGAATCCCAAGAACTAGATTACAAGTCACCATTATTGGAAATTTTAGAATCATTAAATGAATTAATGTCACAATTGGTCATTACAAGACCCGGGACAGCCATTGGTTGCTATTTCTATTACTGTAGTAGGGATGATGCTAAGCAAGGTatttttgagttttctCCACTGAGAGATATAAATGCTACGTTTATGAAGAGGCTGAACGATCTTTTAGAAGATTTGTCATCGGGGCGAATGACCCTATATGAATATTTCAACTTTCAACCGACCGAGAAACAAAGACAAATGCCTTTAGGCGTATTATTCACCTTCATGCTTGACACCTTTTTGCAAGACATTCCAGGACAAAGACAATTAAGCAGCAAAAAAGTATTTTTATTCACTGACAATGATATACCCCAAGAAGCGCAAGACACTGATGACAGAGCAAGATTGAGAAGCCTAACAATCGATTTATTCGACAACAAAGTGAACTTTTCAACCTTTTTTATTGGTTATGCTAATAAATCCTTCGATAATGAATTTTATTCGGATATTTTACAGTTAGGCTCTCATACGAATAAGGGTGTTGGTTTAAATTCGGAATTCGACGGTCCAAACACAAAGCCTATAAACGCCAAGTACATcaaatccaaaattttaaggaaaaaagaaataaaaagaataatgTTTCAATGTCCCTTGATGTTTGGTGAGAATGAAGATTTCACTGTTGGAGTAAAGGGTTATACCATGTACAGTCATGAAAAAGCTGGAGTAAGGTATAAACTCGTATATGAGCATGAGGATGTCAGACGGGAggctttttcaaaaagaaaatttttgaatccAATGACAGGAGAAGACGTTACTAGTAGTACTGTTAAAGTGTATCCATACGGAGATCTGGatattaatttttcagagaATCAGAATCAGATTGTCATGGAGGCTTATACTCAAAAGGATGCATTTTTAAGGATCATTGGGTTCCGTTCATCGAGCAAAGCGATACATTACTTCAATAATATAGAAAAAAGTGCATTCATTGTCCCGGATGAGGCAAAATACGAAGGCTCCGTAAGGACATTGACTTCTCTATTCAAAACTTTaaggaagaaagataaaattGCTATACTATGGGGAAAACTTAAAACAAATTCCCATGCTTCACTATTTGTATTATCTCCTTCAAGCATTAAAGAATACAATGAAGggttttatttatatagaGTCCCATTCTTAGACGAAATTAGAAAGTTCCCCAGCTTGCTATCTTATGATAATGGCGAGAAATATAAATTGGATTATGAGaacatgaagaaaattactCAAAATATAATGGGATATTTTAATTTAAAAGATGGGTACAACCCGTCTGATTTCAGGAACCCATCATTACAAAAACACTTCAAAGTCTTGCATGATTACCTGCTACAAATTGAAACTACACCCGAAGGGAACGAGACACCTGACGCTAAATTAAATAGAATAATACATGAGGACGATTCCTTGCGGAAATTGTATCATATACGAAATAAAATTCTAGATTCTGAAAAATCAGAAGATCCAGCCATTCAAAGATTGAATAAATATGTTAAAATTTGGAACGTGTTTTAcaataaattcaatgacGACAGTATTTCagtcaaagaagaaaagaaaccgCTCGATAAAAAGCCTAAATTCAACATATAGGGAGGAACACTCACTCCCTTCCTTTCCTCATCCACATTCCTTTGTATAGACTACTTACCTAAGAAGTGTAACAAATACCGCACTTATTTTATAGTTTCTCAGTCGGGCCCAAGATGATACCGcaaaagaataaattaTCATAGGCGGCAGTCTATTTATAGCTGCAATTCCAAATCGCAAACCATAGACAAGTGATCGCTTGGATATTCTCCGACATGAGGCTGTCCATGCTTTGTCATCTCGCTAGCGGGTGGCATCCTCAAAAATCCTCTGCATTtaatctcattttttttttcaaaatcactGAGGTTTTCTACTTCCTGACGGTTACTTTGTAAATCCCATTTCttaatataaaataaataatccAATAACCCGCGCCAAGTATTTGCCCAGTTAGAAATTTCAGGCTCGCCTCTATCATTATCAAGACCTGCATTTTCTGGATGAACACTTTTATACCCGACTgaatataaagaaatagCTCTCATGTCCAATGAATTATGAAGCTGTACCATATCATCCACAATCTCAATTTGCTCATCATTAGCATGAAAATTCTCAGGAACAGGGCTCTCAGGTTGGTCTTtgccaaatttttcaatatttccgccttcttcgtcatctGCACCTTCTTCGCCATCACGCACTTTAGAAAACTTAAAAGAAGTACTGCACTCAATAACAGTCTTTGCTCTGCTCTTATAATGAACCGGCTTTGAGGTCATTGACAAATATGGGGTGTCGAACGGTTGAGAGTTGAAATCACCgcagaaaaaaggaaaccaATGGGACAAATCGCCGTCATTATCATTCTGCAAAACGTTCACGCGGTGCAtgaattctttcattttccgTAGGACGACGTAGCATTGTCTCGTTCTTTCATAAGTACCAAATGGATGCCAGAATAGATGTGTGGTACCAATCAAAATACCGCACTTTTTAGATGATTTCTTACCTAATTTCGATAATACTTCCTTAGAAAACTTTAAAGCCAAAACCAAGCCTACATTGTTTGTTGTCGTCCTGGTGAGAATACTTCCTGAAGCCTCTTTATCATAGTCAATTAACATTTTATCGACCTTCTGAAACATGCTTCTTCTCCATATGATGGCAACACCATGATTCTTCGTGGGATTCCTATGATATTGTCCGTCATATCccattttattgaattttccTTTCCAAAAACTTTGAAACTGAATATGATCAACCTCTTGCAAGCAAATCACGTCGGCATTGTAATACTTAAATTCATTTAGTAAAACTTTAGAACGCCTGAACCATTTTAAAGCATCGCCGCTATCGGGGAACAACTTCCTGCGGATGAGGGCTTGTGCTAAGCAGTTGTATGTCATCAATTTGAATCTAAAACCAGTCACCGGTTCTCCCTCGCCGAGGGAGAGTAAAGGTCTCTGGATAAAATGTAATTCTGGCGGACAATCTGGGTCAACACCGTGGGCCAACATTGCATCTCTCTTGGCCTTCCTCATGGCTTCCCTTTCGGCCCGAACCTTGGCAATATGTTCAGGTGTGACTATAGGTTTCGATTTCTTGCCCTTCTTGGCCTTTCTCTTGGCTTGAACTACCGAATCATCACCGGTCTGCTGTTTTATGTTAACAGAC
The window above is part of the Saccharomyces kudriavzevii IFO 1802 strain IFO1802 genome assembly, chromosome: 13 genome. Proteins encoded here:
- the RIT1 gene encoding tRNA A64-2'-O-ribosylphosphate transferase (similar to Saccharomyces cerevisiae RIT1 (YMR283C); ancestral locus Anc_8.848), with product MDKEILLSLSQINKDVRRENKSVRNRLQSILLDNKFLQERVVSIFPHFPIVPNERCGLWYCEPSTFKRTSYFKSTDGHVNQWDFSTRRLNFHLLETIRDKKGIIIIDSTRRGKKIPDSLSKTVPIWCAVLNTIMLQKEKEDVDIDKVLYVPPETVPKSEYDMIKRKIPELVAKLKKLNVVDSEKLNDLFMGKILRPIWVHPGSSLLNHSVDYFTGELKEQETWEAPKDQNIIPIILCTVSYQAQDGMDKRYGFTYVQGAADDHELWSFGLDSEMFWSHVDYLGDTDKSDDQLHDYITDLVAKKLENQLSIKDKGSLDEIFGNIDIITNEISLGKVIQGLTISVKLKQELKLRYDKVIVFSDSVAITEDTDHEEESSPNSFISVFKLQSGDKKSSKTLRTIFPRIHEELQSAFANRDGGTKPILICCNTGTDMSIGVILSILCTKYTEDWKLTPELPEVNKIIIRRHLTKLISHLRGRNVNPSRATLNSVNSFLM
- the YKU70 gene encoding ATP-dependent DNA helicase YKU70 (similar to Saccharomyces cerevisiae YKU70 (YMR284W); ancestral locus Anc_8.849), producing MQASSNAFGGIGELNDVMDDAGYRKFDIHEGILFCVELSETMFKESQELDYKSPLLEILESLNELMSQLVITRPGTAIGCYFYYCSRDDAKQGIFEFSPLRDINATFMKRLNDLLEDLSSGRMTLYEYFNFQPTEKQRQMPLGVLFTFMLDTFLQDIPGQRQLSSKKVFLFTDNDIPQEAQDTDDRARLRSLTIDLFDNKVNFSTFFIGYANKSFDNEFYSDILQLGSHTNKGVGLNSEFDGPNTKPINAKYIKSKILRKKEIKRIMFQCPLMFGENEDFTVGVKGYTMYSHEKAGVRYKLVYEHEDVRREAFSKRKFLNPMTGEDVTSSTVKVYPYGDLDINFSENQNQIVMEAYTQKDAFLRIIGFRSSSKAIHYFNNIEKSAFIVPDEAKYEGSVRTLTSLFKTLRKKDKIAILWGKLKTNSHASLFVLSPSSIKEYNEGFYLYRVPFLDEIRKFPSLLSYDNGEKYKLDYENMKKITQNIMGYFNLKDGYNPSDFRNPSLQKHFKVLHDYLLQIETTPEGNETPDAKLNRIIHEDDSLRKLYHIRNKILDSEKSEDPAIQRLNKYVKIWNVFYNKFNDDSISVKEEKKPLDKKPKFNI
- the NGL2 gene encoding RNA exonuclease (similar to Saccharomyces cerevisiae NGL3 (YML118W) and NGL2 (YMR285C); ancestral locus Anc_8.850); its protein translation is MTKDKKVEVTAPNAAFSPEIENIESVNIKQQTGDDSVVQAKRKAKKGKKSKPIVTPEHIAKVRAEREAMRKAKRDAMLAHGVDPDCPPELHFIQRPLLSLGEGEPVTGFRFKLMTYNCLAQALIRRKLFPDSGDALKWFRRSKVLLNEFKYYNADVICLQEVDHIQFQSFWKGKFNKMGYDGQYHRNPTKNHGVAIIWRRSMFQKVDKMLIDYDKEASGSILTRTTTNNVGLVLALKFSKEVLSKLGKKSSKKCGILIGTTHLFWHPFGTYERTRQCYVVLRKMKEFMHRVNVLQNDNDGDLSHWFPFFCGDFNSQPFDTPYLSMTSKPVHYKSRAKTVIECSTSFKFSKVRDGEEGADDEEGGNIEKFGKDQPESPVPENFHANDEQIEIVDDMVQLHNSLDMRAISLYSVGYKSVHPENAGLDNDRGEPEISNWANTWRGLLDYLFYIKKWDLQSNRQEVENLSDFEKKNEIKCRGFLRMPPASEMTKHGQPHVGEYPSDHLSMVCDLELQL